From Thalassovita sp.:
CAGCGCGGCTGTGACGATGGCGTCAAAGCCCGGGCGCAGGCTGGCCGGATCGGGGCCAATCCCAGCGGCAACGGCAGCGACATCCACAGCGTCAGACTGGAACATCTCACCCACATAGGGCCAGAGCAGATCCAGCGCCGCCTGCATCCGGTTGTGGCTTTCCTCAGTGCCGTCACCCAGACCAATCACCGTGTCGCGGGACCGTTCCAGATGGTAGGCAACCTCTTTGCTGGCCTTTTCGGCAATTGCCGAAATGGTGGCGTCGGTGGAGTTTACCAGCTCCGCCAGCAGCACCGCATGATAGGCGTCAAACAGGAACTGGCGCATCAGGGTCTGGCCAAAGTCACCGTTCGGCAGTTCCACCAGCAGCACATTGCGGAAATCCCAGACGTCACGCAGGAAGGCCAGGTCATCGGCCGATTTGCCTTCGCCCTGCACCTCAGCCGCATGGCCCAGCCACAGCTGGGTCTGGCCCAGCAGGTCCAGCGCGGTGTTGGCCAGCGCGATGTCCTCTTCCAGCACCGGGGATTTGCCGCACCATTCACTGACGCGGTGGCCCAGCACCAAGGTGTTGTCGCCCAGACGCAGCAGGTATTGCACCAGCTGGTCCTGCGTCATCTCAGCCAGTTTCTCCGCCGCGCCCATCACATATGCCCCGCTTCTTCGGGGATGTCGAAGAACGACGGGTGGCGATAGACCTTGCTCTCACTCGGTTCAAACAGCGGGCCTTTTTCGCCCGGCGCGGTGGCCGAGATGTGTTTCGCCTCGACAACCCAGATCGACACACCTTCGTTGCGGCGGGTGTAAACGTCGCGGGCGTTTTTGATCGCCATTTCGGCGTCCGGCGCATGCAAGCTGCCGACGTGACGGTGGCTGAGGCCGTGCTGGCCGCGAATGAAAATCTCCCAGAGGGGCCATTCCTGTGACATGTTCTGTCCTCCTGTCTCGCACACCCGCGGCGCATCTGGCGGGGTGGCTGGATATATCGGTAAGGGCGGCTTACTCAGCCGCTTGCTGCGCGGCCATTTTGGCGGCGCGTTTTTTCTCGGCGTGTGCCATCAGGCCTTCGCGGATCCAGGCGCCATCGTCCCAGGCCTTGTTGCGGGTCGCCATGCGGTCCTGATTGCAGGGGCCGTTGCCTTTCAGCACGTCAAAGAACTCGCCCCAATCGGGTTCGGAGAAATCATAGCCGCCTTTTTCCTCATTCCACTTGAGGTTTTCATCGGGAATGGTCAGGCCCAGGAATTCGGCCTGCGGCACGGTCTGATCCACAAACTTCTGGCGCAGCTCATCGTTGGTGTTGATCTTGATCTTCCACGCCATCGACTGTGCCGAATGGACCGAGTCCTTGTCCGAGGGACCGAACATCATCAGCGACGGATACCACAGACGGTTCAGCGCATCCTGCGCCATTTTCTTCTGCTCAGGGGAACCCTGCGCCATCTTCATCACGATGTCGTAGCCCTGACGCTGGTGGAAGCTTTCTTCCTTACAGATCCGGATCATGGCGCGGGAATAGGGACCGTAAGAGGTCCGCTGCAGCGGCACCTGGTTCATGATCGCGGCCCCATCAACCAGCCAGCCTACGGCGCCGATATCGGCCCAGTTCAGCGTGGGATAGTTGAAGATCGAGGAATACTTGGCGCGCCCGTCCAGCAGCTGTTCGGTCATCTCATCGCGGGTGATACCCAGCGTTTCGGCGGCGGAGTAGAGGTAGAGGCCATGGCCCGCCTCATCCTGTACCTTGGCCAGCAGGATCGCCTTGCGCTCCAATGTGGGCGCGCGGGTGATCCAGTTGCCTTCGGGCAGTTGGCCGACGATTTCGGAATGCGCGTGCTGACCGATCTGGCGGATCAGGGTTTTGCGATAGCCCTCGGGCATCCAATCGCGCGGTTCAATTTTGATGTCAGCATCAATTTTGTCCTGAAAGGCCGCCTCTTCAGGCGTCATCTCTTCGCGCGACTTAGCGCCGGAGCCGGTGGATTTGACCATTTGCGCGTACATGGCAGGGACCTCCCAGAATGGCCTTTGGGGCCGATATGATTGTCTTTTGGTCGCTGTGCCGCGGATCGGGCAAAGCTGACCGTACGGTTAGGGATAGTCTGGGTGACGATTCGAGGCAAGTGAAATGTTACCTTTTGCGAGGGTGAGTCTATCATATGTAACGTATTGTCGATGTTGCGTGGCTGGCTGTGATTAGGTATGCAAAGGTATACCAATTTCAAAGATCGAGCTTTTGCGATGCCAGACCTGCTGTTGACCCTATTGCCTGCGGACCTGTCGCTCTGGACGGCCGGGGCGCTGGTGGCGTCGAGCTTTGTCACCTCAGCTATTTCCGCGGCCTTTGGGCTGGGGGGCGGGCTGGTGATGCTGGCCCTTCTGGCGGCAACCCTGCCACCAGCGACGCTGATCCCTGTGCATGGCTGGGTTCAGCTGGGCTCAAACGTGGCACGGGCCGCCATGATGTGGCGCAACATTCAGTGGGCGTTGGTGCCGGGGTTTGTGATCGGCACCGTGGCCGGTGTGGCACTGGGCGGGCAGATCGTGGTCAGTCTGCCCCCCGCCTACATGCAGCTGGCCGTGGGGCTGTTTATCCTCTGGACGCTGATCGCAACGCCCCCGCGCTGGCTGCGCTATGCCGGTTGGCTGAGCGGGTTGGTGTCCAGCTTTCTGACGATGTTCTTCGGTGCCACAGGGCCGTTTGTGGCGGCCTATCTGAAACCCCGCAAAATGGCGCGGCACGATCAGGTGGCGACCCATGCGATGTTCATGACCTTTCAGCATGGGCTGAAGGTGGCGATGTTTGGCCTTCTGGGTTTTGCACTGGCGCCGTGGATCGGCTTCATTCTGGCGCTGGTTCTGTCGGGTGTTGCAGGCACCTGGGCCGGCAAGCTGATCCTCAGCCGGATGAGCGACCGCGGGTTTCACCGGGTGCTGAGCGTGGTTCTGGCGCTCGTGGCGCTGCGGCTGGTCTATATGGCGGGCCAGGCCTTGCTGGCCGGGTGAGCGGATCAGTTCAGAACCCGTTTCAGACTGTCCTGCACCTTCAGCAGGGCGGGCAGATAGGTGCGCACAATTTCCTGCTGGTCTGGTGAGATGGCGGCCGTGCCGATGTTCAGCGCGGCAACGGTCCGATCGCGGTGGTTCAGTACCGGCACCGCAAGGGAGCGCAGGCCCGGCTCCACTTCCTGATCAACCAATGCGTAGCCTTGATGACGTATTCTGGCGCATTCCTGCAGCAGGCTGGGAATATCGGCCAGGCTTTGCGGTGTGCGCGGGCTGAGGTCTGTCTGCTCGAGCAGGGTGCGGGCCTCAGCCTCGGGCAGGGCGGCCAGCAATACCCGTCCCATGGAGGTGCAATGGGCCGGCAGCCGTGAGCCCGGCATCAACCCGATGGACATCAGCCGTTTCTGCGCCGCCCGGGCGATATAGACAATTTCATCCCCTTCAAGGATCGAGACCGAGCAGCTGTGACCGATCTGTTCAGACAATTGATCCAGCCAGGGCTGCACCACCTGTGGCAGCGGCATGGAGGACAGCGCCGCCAGTCCAAGGCGTAGAACCCGCGGGGTCAGGGCAAAGAACTTGCCGTCATATTCGGCGTAGCCTTCGTGATGCAGCGTCAACAGGCAGCGCCGCGCGGTGGCGCGGTCTAGCCCGGTTAGGGCGGCCACCTCCGTGATGGTCAGGCGCGGCGTGTCGGCACTAAAGGCTTCGATCACGCGCAGGCCTTTGGCGAAAGAGGCGATGGTATCGGTTGATTTGTTCACCATGCGCACAGAAATTTACGTCATGTGAACAAATGTCAAGATGCGCACAAATTTGTTGGAAACCGACCATGGGGTCGGTTTAGCTCTGGCCTAACGCGGGCAAACGGATCTAAGGACATTCTATGGACAAACAGGTTGCAACTCTGGCCGAGGCGGTCGCAGGCATTCCCGATGGGGCCAGCGTGATGATTGGTGGCTTTGGCGGCTCCGGCGCGCCGATTGAGCTGATCCATGCGCTGATCGACAGCGGCGCGCGGGATCTGACCGTAGTGAACAACAACGCAGGCAACGGCCATGTCGGACTGGCGGCATTGATCGAACAGAAACAGGTGAAGAAGCTGATCTGCTCCTTCCCACGTTCTGCCGATCCGCGGGTCTTTACCGAAATGTATCTGGCCGGTGAGATTGAGTTGGAGCTGGTGCCACAGGGCACCCTGGCCGAACGGATCCGCGCCGGTGGGGCGGGCATTCCAGCCTTTTATACGCCCACCTCTTACGGGACAGAGCTGGCGGCGGGCAAACCGACCGCTGAATTTGACGGCAAGCCTTATGTGCAGGAACGCTGGCTGAAGACAGATTATGCCATCATCAAGGCTGAGTTGGGTGATGCGATGGGCAACCTCAGCTACCGGATGGCGGCGCGGAACTTCAACCCGCTGATGGCCACCGCAGCGACCCACACCATTGCGCAGGTTTCGCGCGTGGTGCCCCTTGGCGGCATCGATCCGGAACAGGTGTTGACCCCGGGCATCTTTGTGAACACCGTGGTCGAAGTGGCAGAACCCGCACAGGAAGAAGCGCTGAACCGGGCGGAGGCCGTTTACCCATGAGCAAGATGACGATGGAACAACTGGCTGAGATCAAG
This genomic window contains:
- the paaC gene encoding 1,2-phenylacetyl-CoA epoxidase subunit PaaC; the encoded protein is MGAAEKLAEMTQDQLVQYLLRLGDNTLVLGHRVSEWCGKSPVLEEDIALANTALDLLGQTQLWLGHAAEVQGEGKSADDLAFLRDVWDFRNVLLVELPNGDFGQTLMRQFLFDAYHAVLLAELVNSTDATISAIAEKASKEVAYHLERSRDTVIGLGDGTEESHNRMQAALDLLWPYVGEMFQSDAVDVAAVAAGIGPDPASLRPGFDAIVTAALAEATLVKPDSDFAHKGGRTGAMHTEHLGHMLCQMQWLQRAYPGNKW
- the paaB gene encoding 1,2-phenylacetyl-CoA epoxidase subunit PaaB produces the protein MSQEWPLWEIFIRGQHGLSHRHVGSLHAPDAEMAIKNARDVYTRRNEGVSIWVVEAKHISATAPGEKGPLFEPSESKVYRHPSFFDIPEEAGHM
- a CDS encoding 3-oxoacid CoA-transferase subunit A, translating into MDKQVATLAEAVAGIPDGASVMIGGFGGSGAPIELIHALIDSGARDLTVVNNNAGNGHVGLAALIEQKQVKKLICSFPRSADPRVFTEMYLAGEIELELVPQGTLAERIRAGGAGIPAFYTPTSYGTELAAGKPTAEFDGKPYVQERWLKTDYAIIKAELGDAMGNLSYRMAARNFNPLMATAATHTIAQVSRVVPLGGIDPEQVLTPGIFVNTVVEVAEPAQEEALNRAEAVYP
- the paaA gene encoding 1,2-phenylacetyl-CoA epoxidase subunit PaaA; translated protein: MYAQMVKSTGSGAKSREEMTPEEAAFQDKIDADIKIEPRDWMPEGYRKTLIRQIGQHAHSEIVGQLPEGNWITRAPTLERKAILLAKVQDEAGHGLYLYSAAETLGITRDEMTEQLLDGRAKYSSIFNYPTLNWADIGAVGWLVDGAAIMNQVPLQRTSYGPYSRAMIRICKEESFHQRQGYDIVMKMAQGSPEQKKMAQDALNRLWYPSLMMFGPSDKDSVHSAQSMAWKIKINTNDELRQKFVDQTVPQAEFLGLTIPDENLKWNEEKGGYDFSEPDWGEFFDVLKGNGPCNQDRMATRNKAWDDGAWIREGLMAHAEKKRAAKMAAQQAAE
- a CDS encoding IclR family transcriptional regulator, which translates into the protein MVNKSTDTIASFAKGLRVIEAFSADTPRLTITEVAALTGLDRATARRCLLTLHHEGYAEYDGKFFALTPRVLRLGLAALSSMPLPQVVQPWLDQLSEQIGHSCSVSILEGDEIVYIARAAQKRLMSIGLMPGSRLPAHCTSMGRVLLAALPEAEARTLLEQTDLSPRTPQSLADIPSLLQECARIRHQGYALVDQEVEPGLRSLAVPVLNHRDRTVAALNIGTAAISPDQQEIVRTYLPALLKVQDSLKRVLN
- a CDS encoding sulfite exporter TauE/SafE family protein, translating into MPDLLLTLLPADLSLWTAGALVASSFVTSAISAAFGLGGGLVMLALLAATLPPATLIPVHGWVQLGSNVARAAMMWRNIQWALVPGFVIGTVAGVALGGQIVVSLPPAYMQLAVGLFILWTLIATPPRWLRYAGWLSGLVSSFLTMFFGATGPFVAAYLKPRKMARHDQVATHAMFMTFQHGLKVAMFGLLGFALAPWIGFILALVLSGVAGTWAGKLILSRMSDRGFHRVLSVVLALVALRLVYMAGQALLAG